The sequence tacgttatacgttatacgttatacgttatacgtcatagtttatacgttatacgttatacgttatacgttatacgttttacgttatacgttattcgtcatacgttatgcgttatacgttatacgttatacgttatacgttatacgttatacgatatacgttatacgttatacgttatacgttatacgtcataggttatacgttatacgttattctttatgcgttatacgttatacgatatacgttatacgttatacggtatacgatatacgttatgcgttatacgttttacgttatacgttatacattatacgttatacgttatacgttatacgttatacgttatacgttatacgttatacgttatacgttatacgttatacgttacatgttaagcgttatacgttttacgttattcgttatacgttcttcgttacacgttatacgttatacgttatgcgttatacgttatacgttatacgtcatacgttatacgttatccgttatacgttatacgttatacgttatacgttatacgtcatactttatacgttatacgttatacgttatacgttatacgatatacgttatacattatacgttatacgttatacgtcataggttatacgttatacgttattctttatgcggtatacgttatacgatatacgttatacgttatacggtatacgatatacgttatgcgttatacgttttgcgttatacgttatacgttatacgttatacgttctacgttatacgttatacgttatacgttatacattatacgttatacgttatacgttatacgttgtacgttatacgttatacgttatacgttataagttttacgatatacgttatacgttatacgttctacgttatacgtaatatgtaatgcgtcatacgttttacattattcgttatacgttatacgttatacgttatacgttattcgttatacgttatacgttatacgttatacgttatacgttatacgttatacgttatacgttatacgttatacgttatacgttatacgttatacgttatacgttatacgttatacgttatacgttatacgttatacgttatacgttatacgttatacgttatacgttatacgttatacgttatacgttatacgttctacgttatacgttatacgttatacgttatacgttatacgttatacgttatacgttatacgttatacattatacgttatacgttatacgttatacgttgtacgttatacgttatacgttatacgttataagttttacgatatacgttatacgttatacgttctacgttatacgtaatatgtaatgcgtcatacgttttacattattcgttatacgttatacgttatacgttatacgttattcgttatacgttatacgttatacgttatacgttatacgttatacgttatacgttatacgttatacgttatacgttatacgttatacgttatacgttatacgttatacgttatacgttatacgttatacgttatacgttatacgttatacgttatacgttatacgttatacgttatacgttatacgttatacgttctacgttatacgttatacgttatacgttatacgttatacgttatacgttatacgttatacgttatacgttatacgttatacgttatacgttatacgttatacgttatacgttatacgtcatacgaaatatgtaatacgttatacgttatacgtcatacgaaatatgtaataggtaatacgttttacgttattcgttatacgttcttcgttacacgttatacgttatacgttatgcgttatacgttttacgttattcgtgatacgttatacgttagacgtcatacggtatacgttatacgttatacgttatacgttatacgtcatacgttatacgttatacgttatacgttatacgttatacgttatacgttatacgttatacgttatgcgttatacgtcatacgttatacgttatacgttatacgatatacgttatacgttattcgttatacgttcttcgttacacgttatacgttatacgttatgcgttatacgatttgcgttattcgttgtacgttgtacgttatacgttataggttatacgttatacgttatacgttatacgttatactttattcgttataccttatacgttatacgttatacgttatacggtaaacgatatacgttatacgttatacgttatacgttatccgttatacgttatacgttatacgttatacgttatacgttatacgtcatacattatacgttatacgttatacgttatacgttatacgaggtttgttcaaaaagtatcgcgaattttgaattttcgcgggttacgtatattcgaatttcgatctttTTGTGGCTTTATGTTGGTACTCATGTCTCTCACTTATGCCGACAAGCTCGGCCATTTTGAATGTTCACTTAATGGTTGACAGCTGCTTTGCTTGCACGTGTTTTGGATCGTCTTCGATTTTTACCTATTAAGAAAAATGGATCAAAGAACCTGTATCAAATTTTgtgtgaaaaacgaaattaagtgCGCGGATGCATTCCGAATGTTGACTGTGGCATACGGAGAAGCTACCTTGGACCGAAGCAACGTTTATCGGTGGTACAAAATGTTCTCAGAAGGCCGAGAAGATGGGAACGACAAAGAGCGTGCCGGACGCCCGAGCACTTCAACAACAgacgaaaaaattaatgaagtgGAGAAAATGATATTGGCCAATCGTCGAATCACCGTTAGAGAAGTTGCTGAGGACCTAAACATATCGATTGGCTCGTGCcattcgatttttatcaatGATTTGGGCATGAGACGGGTCGCCCCTGCTCACACATCCTTGCTTGTGCGCGACTTTTTGGCCAAAAACAACACACTAATGATGCCGCAGCCACCGTATTCCCCAGATCTGGCCCCCTGCGACTTTTTCTTGTTCCCTAAACTGAAGAGGCCCATGAAAGGACGACGTTACGCTACGCTTGACGAGATAAAGACGGCATCGAAGGAGGAGCTGAAAAGgatacaaaaaaatgattttttgaagTGCTTCGAAGATTGGAAAAACCGTTGGCACAAGTGTATAATATCTCATGGGgattactttgaaggggacaaaatagatattcatgaataaataaataatttttgaaaaaacacaaaattcgcgatactttttgaacacacctcgtacgttatacgatatacgttatacattatacgttatacgttatacgtcataggttatacgttatacgttattctttatgcggtatacgttatacgatattttttttttttttttttattaacgtgggggaaatcttcgaaagacccccccgccgcctggggaggggcggggggagtgtgggattccccgcgccctgaaggaaacccatcgggcgcgggacctacccactaaaacccaccacggtggccatcctcgcactatgcagggggagcacctgggaccgaagacatcataacatcaggtgctcccccgtgcagggctctcgcgcccgtgtcctcccgttccagggaagggagggggtacttcaccctcccttccctgttttctcctcggcgctctggcgcccgacgtcggagcagggccacactgctccgacgtcccactcccgggggccgcccgagggcggccgcgagtcccacactcgcgaccgcccacggcccccatagccgcgccggaggcacggccctgggaccgtgccgtcggcgcggccgcaccccggctcgtacgctcccgagggcggctctggcctctccgccctcgagagcgtcgccgtcccttattcctcccacccctcagacgacaggcggtggcacgagcctcaagggctacgcacccccgcccgccgctctcagggtggcctccccagcccttccggaggcccacccgcccccggcctcggacggggcctcgctcgcggtctcccgctctcgcgaatgcggctcgcggcctccttccgcgagattacctcctcgcagaaggaggccacggcccgccacttcgtctcgctgccgagcatggcctgtaccacgcccggcagcgataggtccgccccaatcacggccgtgaggacacggcgctccaccccccaggccggacacacctcgagggtgtgttgcgccgtgtcctcgtccgctggacagtgccagcagcgcgccgcctcttccacaccgatccggcacaggtactgaccgaagcatccgtgcccggacagcacctgcaccaaccggtaggtgagcgagccgaagcgcctacccagccactcaaacaggaccggccggatagcccggaccgtcctctggccgaacaacggctcggccagccgctgctgccaaagctgcagcatggactcccgggcctggcgcctcagggcctccacctcgcagcccgccaggaccaccccatcctcgcgggcgcgcatgcggccctcgtagaaagccgcatgcgcgcccgcgatcaagtccgccgggggtagccctgacaggacgctcgccgcctcatacgaaacggtccggtacccccgggcgatccgcagtgcaagccgcctttgaacccggcgcagcaataccttgctgcgccgggaggcggccaggtcgcccgcccaaacgggggccccgtatagggccaccgagtggaccattcccgcgtagaggcggcgaacccggtcactcgggccccgcaggttggggaggatacggcccaaagcgccaactatcctctccaaccgcggggccagggcccggaaatggccctcgaagcgccagtggctgtcgaggtgaagtcccagatatttcatctgagacctcacctcgacgtctgtctcacccacccggatcagggggggaggcggctctccccggggtctatacatcccgagtacctcggttttgtggagagccacctccaaaccgatccccctgatccgggagacgacgcgccggacaccgtcctcggcggcccgaacagcccccctccagtcccccccgacggccaacaacaaggtgtcgtccgcgtaacatgtcagactgacgccgtcggggaggtcttcggcccgcaggacggtgtcgtacccgaggttccacagcaggggtcctaacaccgacccctgcggaaccccggagtacaccgctctcctctccgtcccgcaccggcccggatactcgatccacctgtcgcggaggtagtcctcgccgactgccctaaggtaggcggggactcgatgttcctcaagcccccgcctaatcgccgcccagggtagggtgttaaacgcattggcgatgtccaaggacaccgccaatgccaccgcaccccgggagaccgccgaggccgagagggaccggacgcgtcgaatcgcgtcgatcgtcgaccggccctcccggaacccgaactggcactccgccagcccgggcccaccccgcgacaggtgcccgacgatgcgggccgccacgactctttctaggagcttgcccacatcgtcgagcaggcaaatcggccggtacgctgacggagagtccgcgggcctaccctctttccggaggaggaccattcgggccaccttccatgcggaggggaatcgcccggcctccaggcagcggtcgaatagctcccggaggccgtcacccaggacgtccgcggccaagaccaagactcggccgggcactcccgaaggacccggggcagtatccttcgccccgagtcttcggatggccgcggctagctccccagccgagacccccagctccgcggaccaggtggtcgggtccgcagagggacgtggcccgctctcccccacgatcgggaagagcgtgtcgaccacgtccctcaagagctgggggtcgagaccctcggtgatcgggggcgcccatggccggagtttattcagaactatccggtatgggcgcccccatggatcccgctcgagggtctcgaggagctccttccagctctgggccttggcccgtttgatcgcgacctgcagagccctctttcccgcgcgataggactcgtacagttccgccgccctagcccgcgcgccgtcgtcgccgttccgtccggcccgacgacgcgcgcgggtgtactggcgtcgggcccggacgcatgctgtccgcaattccccgatttcgcccgaccaccagtacaccgcccgacgaggagaccgcggcccggcccggggcatcgccgcgtcgcaaatgcgcgcgacggcgctcccgagccgagccacggccccctccaggtcgggcagcctggtctcccgtcgaggccaggtttcggccagagcggctgccaccaggacgtccttgtcaaggcgccgaagcgcccatctgcgtggtggtggtggggcgctacccgctcccgggcggaggtgtcggtgcggggccgcggcggcatacgttatacgatatacgttatacgttatacggtatacgatatacgttatgcgttatacgttttacgttatacgttatacgttatacgttatacgttatacgttatacgttatacgttatacgttatacgttatacgttatacgttacatgttatgcgttatacgttttacgttattcgttatacgttcttcgttacacgttatacgttatacgttatgcgttatacgttttacgttattcgtgatacgtcatacgttatacgtcatacggtatacgttatacgttatacgttatacgttacacgttatacgttatacgttatacgttatacgttatacgttatacgttatacgttatacgttatacgttatacgttatacgttatacgtcatacgttttacgttatacgttatacgttatacgttatacgatatacgttatacgttatacgttatacgtcataggttatacgttatacgttattctttatgcgttatacgttatacgatatacgttatacgttatacggtatacgatatacgttatgcgttatacgatttacgttattcgttatacgttatactttattcgttataccttatacgttatacgttatacgttatacggtatacgatatacgttatgcgttatacgttatacgttatccgttatacgttatacgttatacgttatacgttatacgtcatacgttatacgttatacgttatacgttatacgttatacgatatacgttatacattatacgttatacgttatacgtcataggttatacgttatacgttattctttatgcggtatacgttatacgatatacgttatacgttttacgttatacggtatacgatatacgatatacgttatgcgttatacgttttacgttatacgttatacgttatacgttatacgttatacgttatacgttatacgttatacgttatacgttatacgttatacgttatacgttacatgttatgcgttatacgttttacgttattcgttatacgttcttcgttacacgttatacgttatacgttatgcgttatacgttttacgttattcgtgatacgtcatacgttatacgtcatacggtatacgttatacgttatacgttatacgttacacgttatacgttatacgttatacgttatacgttatacgttatacgttatacgttatacgttatacgttatacgttatacgttatacgttatacgttatacgttatacgttatacgttatacgttatacgttatacgttctacgttatacgttatacgttatacgttatacgttatacgttatacgttatacgttatacgttatacgttatacgttatacgttatacgttatacgttatacgttatacgttatacgttatacgttatacgttatacgtcatacgaaatatgtaatacgttatacgttatacgtcatacgaaatatgtaataggtaatacgttttacgttattcgttatacgttcttcgttacacgttatacgttatacgttatgcgttatacgttttacgttattcgtgatacgttatacgttatacgtcatacggtatacgttatacgttatacgttatacgttatacgtcatacgttatacgttatacgttatacgttatacgttatacgttatacgttatacgttatacgttatacgttatacgttatgcgttatacgtcatacgttatacgttatacgttata comes from Ptiloglossa arizonensis isolate GNS036 unplaced genomic scaffold, iyPtiAriz1_principal scaffold0508, whole genome shotgun sequence and encodes:
- the LOC143154656 gene encoding protein GVQW3-like encodes the protein MDQRTCIKFCVKNEIKCADAFRMLTVAYGEATLDRSNVYRWYKMFSEGREDGNDKERAGRPSTSTTDEKINEVEKMILANRRITVREVAEDLNISIGSCHSIFINDLGMRRVAPAHTSLLVRDFLAKNNTLMMPQPPYSPDLAPCDFFLFPKLKRPMKGRRYATLDEIKTASKEELKRIQKNDFLKCFEDWKNRWHKCIISHGDYFEGDKIDIHE